One genomic segment of Puniceicoccaceae bacterium includes these proteins:
- a CDS encoding ATP-dependent RecD-like DNA helicase, with the protein MPNPRATETLTGVLEKIVYSNEENHYLVGQLRIEQANPARVITVAGNLPGIQCGETLELTGQWKQHPKFGMQFAIAGFKSKLPASTYGIRKYLGSGLVKGIGKTYANKIVDHFGDRTLEIISTQSARLREVEGIGAQRAKSIKQAWDEQQVYREVMIFLQTHNVSNAQCIRLVKRYGGETIRILQDNPYILAKEIDGIGFLTADKIAHNLGIPTDSSQRVQAGLFHVMDEASQNGHTCLPLETVVQRALELLQIDEPLIQNVLQQLIRTRELRFPRNEVIQLPPLFQHEASIAKAIRGLMQSDSRLPSIKSEIAVDWFEEKTGLWLAPAQREAILTSLAAKVSIITGGPGTGKTTLLRGIVSILKAKKVKVVLASPTGRAAKRLQEATGGFAQTIHRLLGYDPSKGGFLANESNPLRADFIVVDEASMLDSYLAASLFKAIPWSAHLLLVGDTDQLPSVGCGNVLADLISSRQVSVTRLQYIYRQSKGSQISAVAHGILEGTVKTGRLVDRIDLIQPEDEICFIRCETPEDLIDKTVELVNHKLPQLLPAQIVRDCQILAPLHKGIAGTQNLNAVLQNALNPSQREVRSGYEVFRVKDRIIQTRNNYDKSVFNGDIGTIMHIDPETGSVRAEFDGNLVEYERSELGEFQLAYAITIHKSQGSEYPVVLIPLMKQHFVMLERNLVYTAITRGKQRVYLLGQVDAYAMAIKNLKTRDRCTHLVPHLLGVDGLEST; encoded by the coding sequence ATGCCCAATCCACGTGCCACCGAAACTCTCACTGGAGTGCTGGAGAAAATTGTCTACTCCAACGAAGAAAACCACTATTTGGTGGGACAACTTCGCATCGAACAGGCAAATCCGGCCCGCGTGATCACCGTTGCCGGAAATCTGCCCGGCATCCAGTGCGGAGAAACACTCGAACTGACAGGACAGTGGAAACAACACCCCAAATTCGGCATGCAGTTCGCCATTGCCGGATTCAAGTCCAAGCTTCCCGCCAGCACCTACGGCATCCGCAAATATCTCGGCAGTGGTCTGGTGAAGGGCATTGGCAAAACCTATGCAAACAAGATTGTGGATCACTTCGGTGACCGCACGCTCGAGATCATCAGTACCCAGTCTGCACGCCTGCGCGAGGTCGAAGGCATCGGTGCCCAACGCGCGAAGTCCATCAAACAGGCATGGGACGAACAGCAGGTCTACCGCGAGGTCATGATCTTCCTGCAGACTCACAACGTTTCCAATGCCCAATGCATTCGCCTGGTCAAACGCTACGGCGGTGAAACCATTCGCATCCTTCAAGACAATCCCTATATCCTCGCCAAAGAAATTGACGGCATCGGCTTCCTCACCGCTGACAAAATCGCGCACAATCTGGGCATTCCCACCGACTCCAGCCAACGTGTTCAGGCTGGGCTCTTTCATGTGATGGATGAGGCTTCGCAAAATGGCCATACCTGCCTGCCGCTCGAAACCGTGGTGCAACGTGCGCTTGAATTGCTGCAGATCGATGAACCGCTGATCCAAAATGTGCTGCAGCAGCTCATTCGCACCCGCGAGTTGCGCTTTCCCCGCAATGAAGTGATCCAGCTGCCACCTCTCTTCCAGCACGAAGCCAGCATTGCAAAGGCAATCCGGGGACTCATGCAATCGGACAGCCGACTCCCCTCCATCAAGTCGGAAATCGCGGTAGACTGGTTCGAGGAAAAAACGGGACTCTGGCTCGCCCCCGCCCAGCGCGAGGCCATCCTTACCTCACTCGCTGCAAAGGTTTCCATCATCACTGGCGGTCCTGGCACCGGTAAAACCACCCTACTGCGGGGCATTGTTTCCATTCTCAAGGCAAAAAAAGTCAAGGTCGTGCTCGCCTCGCCCACGGGTCGCGCCGCCAAACGTCTGCAGGAGGCCACAGGTGGATTCGCCCAAACGATTCACCGCCTGCTGGGTTACGACCCCAGCAAGGGTGGATTTCTTGCCAATGAATCCAACCCACTGCGCGCGGATTTCATCGTTGTCGATGAAGCCAGCATGCTCGACAGTTACCTCGCCGCAAGTTTGTTCAAGGCAATTCCGTGGAGTGCTCACCTGCTTCTGGTGGGTGACACTGATCAGCTTCCCTCCGTCGGTTGCGGCAACGTATTGGCCGATTTGATCAGCAGTCGACAGGTTTCCGTCACGCGCCTTCAGTACATTTACCGCCAGAGCAAGGGAAGCCAAATCTCTGCTGTTGCTCACGGTATTCTTGAGGGAACCGTGAAGACTGGTCGCCTGGTGGATCGCATCGACCTCATTCAGCCTGAGGATGAAATCTGCTTCATTCGCTGCGAAACCCCCGAAGATCTGATCGACAAAACAGTTGAGCTGGTGAATCACAAGCTCCCGCAACTCCTGCCCGCTCAGATCGTGAGGGACTGCCAGATTCTGGCACCGCTGCACAAGGGCATTGCAGGAACTCAAAACCTCAACGCTGTGCTTCAGAACGCGCTCAACCCCTCCCAACGCGAGGTGCGATCCGGATACGAGGTCTTTCGCGTGAAGGATCGCATCATCCAGACACGCAACAACTACGACAAATCTGTCTTCAATGGTGACATTGGCACGATCATGCATATTGATCCCGAAACGGGAAGTGTGCGGGCGGAGTTTGATGGCAACCTGGTAGAATACGAGCGCTCGGAGCTGGGTGAATTCCAGCTCGCCTATGCAATCACAATCCACAAGAGCCAGGGCAGCGAATACCCCGTTGTGCTGATCCCACTCATGAAACAGCACTTTGTGATGCTCGAACGCAACCTTGTCTATACCGCCATCACACGAGGCAAACAACGGGTCTACCTGCTCGGCCAGGTTGATGCCTACGCCATGGCCATAAAAAATCTCAAAACCCGTGATCGCTGCACCCATCTCGTGCCGCATCTACTCGGAGTTGACGGGCTGGAATCCACCTGA